The following proteins come from a genomic window of Gossypium raimondii isolate GPD5lz chromosome 5, ASM2569854v1, whole genome shotgun sequence:
- the LOC105771054 gene encoding F-box protein At2g39490, translating to MFLILNKELKNIGKEKQKMGKKRRSKKINQEKQRHDPDDNNNPTTTSSSRYLDISSLNDDVLHHIIPSLIHIWKHDEGKSYNHVNIPKSNKIDPNDYISHLPDNILHHIISFLPFESAVRTSFLSTHWKHLWKEALLELVHDVITMEAATKVIQSFVDDFDTHYRPRNKWGFRFEFSHGRGKFAASISSKGALQLDFSAGKQELPRPFDLFLKPNLESANHLSPPYMWFDWGWHEENHPLQTQQPSLNTMKIKSLYLISVNQLSNMAVSSLVPNLPFLQSLTIAKCNGLQSLQIKEAKGLHKLVVLDCPRLQSLSFEGCCLECFRYRGHLVSFRFQLYCKCNSSGGFYIRDYGLHQEDAMLDLRQGPLTEWTWDFKPSFSPYYYGLLNFERNDCECANKYKCFDSILRTINGFRSLTICRWFFETSMCKKLPFSSRDPLFCLRKLKELWWIDCSMERESINALLCFLKLCPNLERLYITIDPKCYDMPSTAKFSTLVIVPGKLNDLKTVKLEGFADEEKEIFMARRLLPLFGDNNPIIISKSKGKYLKHLVKVAKLEKKGKYPYKFKAVENVDENFSDHVHMNLY from the exons ATGTTTTTAATACTCAACAAAGAACTCAAAAatattggaaaagaaaaacaaaaaatgggaaagaagagaagaagcaaGAAAATTAACCAAGAGAAACAGAGGCATGATCCAGATGATAATAACAACCCAACAACCACTTCAAGCTCCAG GTATTTGGATATCAGTAGTCTAAATGATGATGTACTTCACCATATTATTCCATCACTTATCCATATATGGAAGCATGATGAAGGGAAATCGTATAATCATGTCAATATCCCAAAAAG TAATAAGATAGACCCTAATGATTACATCAGTCATTTGCCTGATAACATCCTTCACCACATCATTTCCTTCCTCCCTTTTGAATCTGCTGTCCGAACTTCTTTCCTTTCAACTCACTGGAAACACCTCTGGAAAGAGGCTTTGTTGGAACTAGTCCATGATGTAATAACAATGGAAGCTGCCACTAAAGTCATACAAAGCTTTGTTGATGATTTCGATACACACTATAGGCCTAGAAATAAATGGGGGTTCAGATTTGAGTTTAGTCATGGAAGAGGCAAGTTTGCTGCTAGCATTTCCAGCAAGGGTGCACTTCAACTTGATTTTTCAGCTGGTAAACAAGAATTACCAAGGCcatttgatttgtttttgaaGCCGAATCTTGAATCGGCTAACCATTTATCACCTCCATACATGTGGTTTGATTGGGGGTGGCATGAGGAAAATCACCCACTGCAAACCCAACAACCATCTTTAAAcacaatgaaaataaaatcattgtATCTCATATCAGTAAACCAGCTGTCAAATATGGCAGTTTCTTCATTGGTGCCAAATTTGCCATTTCTGCAAAGCTTGACTATCGCCAAATGCAATGGATTACAATCTTTACAGATAAAAGAGGCCAAAGGGCTTCATAAATTAGTGGTCCTCGATTGCCCCCGTTTACAATCTCTCAGTTTTGAAGGTTGCTGTTTGGAGTGTTTCAGATACAGAGGCCACTTAGTTTCCTTTCGGTTTCAATTGTACTGCAAATGTAATTCTTCTGGCGGGTTTTATATACGTGACTATGGACTGCACCAGGAAGATGCCATGCTTGATCTTAGGCAAGGTCCTCTAACAGAATGGACATGGGACTTTAAGCCTTCCTTTTCTCCTTATTATTATGGTctcttgaattttgaaagaaacGATTGTGAGTGCGCCAACAAGTATAAATGCTTCGACTCAATTTTAAGAACTATAAATGGTTTTCGATCTCTAACAATATGCAGATGGTTTTTCGAG ACATCAATGTGCAAGAAATTGCCCTTTTCAAGTAGAGACCCTCTTTTCTGTTTGAGGAAACTAAAAGAGCTTTGGTGGATTGATTGTTCAATGGAAAGAGAATCTATTAACGCCTTACTTTGCTTTCTGAAGCTTTGTCCTAACTTGGAAAGACTTTATATCACC ATCGATCCAAAATGCTACGACATGCCTAGCACAGCAAAATTCTCAACTTTAGTCATTGTTCCTGGCAAGCTCAATGATCTCAAAACTGTAAAACTAGAAGGATTTGCAGATGAAGAAAAGGAGATTTTCATGGCAAGGCGATTATTACCTTTATTTGGAGACAATAATCctattattatatcaaaatcaaaaGGGAAATATTTGAAACATCTAGTGAAAGTAGCCAAGTTAGAGAAGAAAGGGAAGTACCCGTATAAGTTTAAAGCGGTTGAAAATGTTGATGAAAATTTTTCGGATCATGTTCATATGAACCTTTATTAG